The following are encoded together in the Anopheles nili chromosome 3, idAnoNiliSN_F5_01, whole genome shotgun sequence genome:
- the LOC128723352 gene encoding thioredoxin reductase-like selenoprotein T homolog CG3887, with translation MLHSLIRRHFKLLAVVLLAGVALSTVVAEKEIPLTKFSQDVGGYGATMTFLYCYSCGYRKAFDDYYNIIREKYPEITIRGGNYDPSGFNMLLSKVLLITKLLLIIALMSNYDISRYIGNRFAPWWQWCFNNKLYASMMIFFLGNTIEAQLISSGAFEITLNDVPVWSKLETGRFPAPQEMFQIIDNHLQFTNKIEPNPDFVK, from the exons ATGTTACATTCACTGATAAGAAGGCACTTTAAGCTTCTGGCCGTGGTGCTGCTGGCCGGTGTGGCTCTGAGCACGGTTGTGGCCGAAAAGGAAATACCATTGACCAAGTTCAGCCAGGATGTTGGCGGTTACGGTGCTACGATGACGTTCCTCTACTG TTATTCCTGCGGCTATCGCAAAGCATTCGATGATTACTACAACATCATTCGCGAGAAGTATCCTGAAATTACGATCCGCGGTGGAAACTATGATCCGTCCGGGTTCAACATGCTGTTGTCGAAGGTGTTGCTGATCACCAAGCTCCTACTGATCATCGCCCTGATGTCCAACTACGACATCAGCCGCTACATTGGCAACCGGTTCGCCCCATGGTGGCAGTGGTGCTTCAACAACAAGCTGTACGCATCGATGATGATATTTTTCCTTGGCAACACCATAGAAGCTCAG CTCATATCATCGGGCGCTTTTGAGATAACGCTTAACGATGTGCCCGTGTGGTCGAAGCTAGAGACAGGTCGATTTCCAGCACCACAAGAGATGTTCCAGATCATCGATAATCATCTCCAGTTCACCAATAAGATCGAACCAAATCCAGATTTCGTTAAATAA
- the LOC128722453 gene encoding uncharacterized protein LOC128722453, with the protein MTLILILLFLKNICVFLNKLVLRCYNSFLIHPNHGHLDAGKHGGGGGGGGGGGGGGSGGFGSHSGHGGHFGTGLGVRPRRTRRNRAELMLHRGSEGGAHYYNHY; encoded by the coding sequence ATGACTCTGATACTGATACTGCTGTTCCTGAAAAACATTTGCGTCTTCCTGAACAAGCTCGTGCTGCGGTGCTACAACTCGTTCCTCATCCACCCGAACCACGGCCATCTGGACGCGGGCAAACACGGCGGAGGGGgaggcggtggcggcggcggtggtggtggaggaagcGGTGGCTTCGGTAGCCACAGTGGCCACGGTGGCCACTTTGGGACGGGACTCGGGGTGCGTCCGCGTCGCACGCGCCGCAACCGAGCGGAACTGATGCTCCACCGGGGGAGCGAGGGAGGAGCGCACTACTACAACCACTACTGA